A stretch of Pyrenophora tritici-repentis strain M4 chromosome 7, whole genome shotgun sequence DNA encodes these proteins:
- a CDS encoding UBN2 multi-domain protein → MAVEKEEWKIPQLTAENHDTWFRRNKVKLKGKKVFYVCEKNLVQHCQIAIAGELTEAMEELEIAEADKHTKIRVNIEKRDKYLEDEATAIDLLFRSLTEDDQALIDEYDTAFQFWAYLQKKYTQTDATTANIYMTRIQTFTFNPGNTIVGSWEKLKEYRRKLVAADADTNGAYKDSALLLVLIRSLPKEFKTTIDTLNAQLNLTVEQKLKFLEEKEVRDQQDADEKALPAFRKTEKYVPPYKRRNHKSSPLSSDSESGTKFMVQCFLCDGAHGVRDCPRRERARKLLKEYDAKKSSKPPIKTLKQRNSHKKTGKAYGAEEVNSESDELSETSDSEPEEIETCRLSKDIVGKASPSTWAADTGASSHMSDQPSLFRRMMKIKRRLVRVGGGELYADWKGEAQVVCKDGSSTWLSEVLLVPNLGVNLLSGRRICAAGLKGRFNSHVLCFKLGKEIIIKATMDDGLYVVSHIADGYHETAFLGTEPHTPVKSELKVNEKERYLLYHRRFAHLGPTKIAKLHEVTTLQKKIQVPEKIEICEVCSLTKMKNSIPKQLREHKATKLALVQFDIAGPFPTSLRGNRWFLQIIDSYTRKNWVIPLKKKGDAQRELRIWKTFVEHQTGEKVKAAGTDNAPELLQQAEEWRVTQGVEIQPTTIASSHQNGPAERNIQTAEADMRAMLKDAGLPIEFWDEAVEADAYLRNRTNTGPMINGKQVSPEEAFTGTKPSIDHIRVWGSKCYSYINPKTIPADQRHDKLVDRGRIGVFMGYSETTNKQFKFYSPELGYTSRTSRLSVDEYTPGGKVELRLRNIPAGPQGTQNTMPDRKPRGRPRKDLELSPAERMEPTPTERMEPSPAEPMEPSPTEPMEPSPAEPIEPVSENLMEPSSAELTHEPVKRHRGRPRRLTTIPPTAPSDERVPNLVNEEGPEEPCTQSVREKEIPRYFTRQAKRKRSNEEIVEDERFSKIVKAMLAQVGLTEEQTRLSEKAFAATEIAGIQIPQTHEQAINDPKYGKQWKAAILEEIIALIENRTWEEVPKPKDANMVDSKWVFTVKTNLDGTVERFKARLVARGFTQAHGTDYNETFAPTVRMDTLRLFMATVAAENLECFHFDIKNAFTESHLKEEIFLKQPQGVEVKKGYVLRVLRSLYGLKQAARDWNLLIKKELLAWGFVQSLADPCMFIHKEKQLRILVYLKEYRRKLVAADADTNGAYKDSALLLVLIRSLPKEFKTTIDTLNAQLNLTVEQKLKFLEEKEVRDQQDADEKALPAFRKTEKYVPPYKRRNHKSSPLSSDSESGTKFMVQCFLVTEPMAYETVQDPPIKTLKQRNSHKKTGKAYGAEEVNSESDELSETSDSEPRKLRHAVSQKTLSTNDEDQAKTSSGWRGELYADWKGEAQVVCKDGSSTWLSEVLLVPNLGVNLLSGEEFAQQA, encoded by the exons atggctgtagagaaggaagaatggaagattccccaacttacagctgaaaaccacgatacttggttccgccgaaacaaggtcaagcttaaggggaagaaagtcttctatgtctgcgagaaaaaCCTGGTACAGCACTGCCAAATAGCAATAGCCGGTGAACTaacggaggctatggaagagttggaaattgctgaagcagacaagcatactaagatccgcgtcaacattgaaaaaagagacaagtacctagaagatgaagccactgcaatcgatctcttgtttcggtcgcttactgaagatgaccaagcccttattgacgaatacgacactgccttccagttctgggcctacctacaaaagaagtacacccaaactgacgccacaaccgccaacatttacatgaccagaattcaaacgttcacattCAATCCTGGGAACACAattgttggatcatgggaaaagctaaaggaataccgacgcaaactcgtagcagcagacgctgacaccaacggagcttacaaggactctgcactactactcgttcttattagatcactcccgaaagaatttaagactacgattgacaccttaaacgcccaacttaaccttacggttgaacagaaacttaagtttctggaagagaaggaggttcgagaccagcaagacgccgacgaaaaagctctcccagcattccggaagacggagaagtatgttccgccttacaagcgccgaaatcacaagagctcaccactatcgtctgactccgaatctggtaCTAAGTTTATggtccaatgcttcctttgtgacggagcccatggcgtacgagactgtccaagacgtgagagagctcgaaagctccttaaggaatacgacgctaagaaatcatctaagcCGCCTATTAAGACACTCAAGCAAAGGAATTCTCACAAAAagactggcaaagcatatggagccgaagaagtcaattcagagtcagatgaattatccgagacctcagactctgaacccgaggaaattgagacatgccgtctctcaaaagacattgtcggtaaggcctctccatctacttgggctgccgacactggcgcctcctcccacatgtctgaccaaccctcattgtttagacgaatgatgaagatcaagcgaagactagttcgggttggagggggagaattatatgcagactggaaaggagaagctcaagtggtgtgtaaagacggatcgtcgacatggttgtcagaagtactgcttgtacctaaccttggagtcaatttgttatcagggagaagaatttgcgcagcaggcctgaagggtcgtttcaattcacacgtactatgcttcaaactaggaaaggagatcattattaaagcaactatggacgacggcctctacgtagtgtcacacattgccgatggataccacgagacagcattcctaggcacggaaccccatacaccagttaagagcgagcttaaggttaatgaaaaggagagatacctgctgtatcacagacgtttcgcacacctaggacctacaaagattgccaaactccacgaagttacaactctccagaagaagattcaagttccagagaagattgaaatctgcgaagtgtgttccctgacaaagatgaagaacagcatccctaagcagctaagagagcacaaggccacgaagctagccttagtacagtttgacattgctggaccctttccaacatctctacgaggaaacaggtggttcctccaaattattgatagctacacgcggaaaaactgggttatcccgctgaagaaaaagggagacgcacaacgggaactccgaatctggaagacctttgtagaacatcaaactggcgagaaagtcaaagctgctggaaccgacaatgcaccagaacttctacagcaagctgaggaatggagagttacacaaggcgtggaaattcagcctacaacaattgcttcctcacaccagaatggaccagccgagcgaaacatccaaactgctgaagctgatatgagagcaatgttgaaagacgctggtttaccaattgagttttgggatgaagctgtcgaagcagacgcatacctacgcaaccgtacaaacacaggacctatgatcaatggaaagcaagtcagtcctgaagaggcattcacaggaacgaaaccatccattgaccacatccgtgtatgggggagcaaatgctattcgtacatcaaccctaaaacgattccagcagaccaacgacatgacaagctcgtggaccgtggcagaattggagtatttatgggatattctgagacaacaaataagcagttcaagttctattcgccagagcttggatacacctcaaggacaagccgattgtcagtggacgaatacacccctggagggaaagttgaactacgactgcgaaacataccagctggaccacaaggaacgcagaatacgatgccagaccgaaaaccaagaggaagacctaggaaggatctAGAATTATCTCCtgccgaacgaatggaaccaactcctaccgaacgaatggaaccatctcctgcagaaccaatggaaccatctcctaccgaaccaatggaaccatctcctgcagaaccaatagaaccagtttccgagaacctaatggaaccatcttcggcagagctaactcatgaaccagtgaagcgtcacagaggaagaccaaggaggctaactactattcctcctactgcaccatctgatgagcgggttcctaatcttgtgaacgaagaggggcccgaagaaccgtgtacccagtctgtacgagaaaaggagattccacgatacttcactagacaagccaaacggaagaggtctaacgaagagattgttgaggacgagagatttagcaagatcgttaaagctatgctagcccaagttggccttacagaagagcaaacacgactatctgagaaggctttcgcagcaaccgagatcgcaggaatccagatcccccagacacacgagcaagctatcaacgacccaaagtatggaaagcaatggaaagcagcaatacttgaagagataatcgcgttaatagagaatcgaacctgggaggaagttccaaagccaaaagacgcgaacatggttgattcaaagtgggtttttacagtcaaaacgaatctcgacgggactgttgagaggtttaaggcacgccttgtggcaagaggttttacgcaagcacacggaacagactacaacgagacttttgccccgacagtccgcatggacaccttacgtctgtttatggccactgtcgcagcggaaaacctggaatgtttccactttgacattaagaatgcattcacagagtcgcacttgaaggaagagatctttcttaagcaaccccaaggagtagaagtcaaaaaaggatacgtccttagagttctccgcagcttatacggactcaaacaggctgctcgcgactggaacttgttgataaagaaagaacttctggcatggggattcgtacaaagcctcgcagacccgtgcatgtttatccacaaagaaaaacaactccgtatcctcgtctac CTAAAGGAATACCGACGCAAACTcgtagcagcagacgctgacaccaacggagcttacaaggactctgcactactactcgttcttattagatcactcccgaaagaatttaagactacgattgacaccttaaacgcccaacttaaccttacggttgaacagaaacttaagtttctggaagagaaggaggttcgagaccagcaagacgccgacgaaaaagctctcccagcattccggaagacggagaagtatgttccgccttacaagcgccgaaatcacaagagctcaccactatcgtctgactccgaatctggtaCTAAGTTTATggtccaatgcttccttgtgacggagcccatggcgtacgagactgtccaagac